One window of Ammospiza nelsoni isolate bAmmNel1 chromosome 12, bAmmNel1.pri, whole genome shotgun sequence genomic DNA carries:
- the YTHDF1 gene encoding YTH domain-containing family protein 1 isoform X1 produces MSATSVDPQRPKGQDNKVQNGSLHQKDTVHDNDFEPYLSGQSNQNSSYPSMTDPYLSSYYPPSIGFPYSLSEAPWSTGGDPPIPYLTTYGQLSNGDHHFMHDAVFGQPGGLGNNIYQHRFNFFPENPAFSAWGTSGSQGQQTQSSAYGSSYSYPPSSLGGTIVDGQTGFHNDTLNKAPGMNSIEQGMVGLKIGGDVTTSAVKTVGSVVNSAGMTGALSGNGGSNVNLPVSKPTSWAAIASKPAKPQPKMKTKSGPVIGGALPPPPIKHNMDIGTWDNKGPVAKVPAPQQIPSPQSVPQPQQPIVQPVPAQPPPLTQPQYQTPQQPPQNRWVAPRNRNAAFGQSGGTGNDTNSAGSTQPNPVPSGESHPVLEKLKAAHSYNPKDFEWNLKNGRVFIIKSYSEDDIHRSIKYSIWCSTEHGNKRLDSAFRSMNSKGPVYLLFSVNGSGHFCGVAEMKSPVDYGTSAGVWSQDKWKGKFDVKWIFVKDVPNNQLRHIRLENNDNKPVTNSRDTQEVPLEKAKQVLKIIATYKHTTSIFDDFSHYEKRQEEEEVVRKVNLLKNLFYTQIWGK; encoded by the exons ATGTCTGCCACAAGCGTTGACCCTCAG AGACCGAAAGGACAGGATAATAAAG TACAAAATGGTTCATTACATCAGAAGGACACAGTTCATGACAACGATTTTGAACCTTACCTTTCCGGGCAGTCAAATCAG AACAGTAGCTATCCATCAATGACTGATCCTTATCTGTCCAGTTATTATCCACCATCTATTGGGTTTCCCTATTCTCTCAGTGAAGCACCGTGGTCTACAGGAGGAGATCCTCCTATCCCTTATCTCACCACCTATGGACAGCTCAGTAATGGGGATCATCATTTCATGCACGATGCCGTTTTTGGACAGCCTGGGGGTCTGGGAAATAATATCTATCAACACCGCTTTAACTTCTTCCCTGAAAATCCTGCCTTCTCAGCTTGGGGAACAAGCGGGTCCCAAGGACAGCAGACACAAAGCTCAGCATATGGGAGCAGTTACAGCTACCCACCCAGTTCTCTGGGGGGTACCATTGTGGATGGACAAACAGGATTTCATAATGATACATTAAATAAAGCTCCTGGAATGAACAGTATTGAACAGGGAATGGTTGGACTTAAGATTGGTGGAGATGTTACGACTTCTGCAGTGAAAACAGTAGGTTCTGTTGTTAACAGTGCCGGGATGACAGGAGCCCTCTCTGGGAATGGTGGATCTAATGTAAACTTGCCAGTATCTAAACCAACCTCTTGGGCTGCTATTGCCAGCAAGCCTGCAAAACCACAGcctaaaatgaaaacaaaatctggACCTGTAATCGGAGGAGCGTTGCCTCCACCCCCTATAAAGCATAATATGGACATAGGTACTTGGGACAATAAGGGTCCTGTGGCAAAAGTTCCTGCCCCCCAACAGATACCTTCTCCTCAGTCTGTTCCACAGCCACAGCAACCAATTGTTCAGCCTGTTCCAGCTCAGCCTCCTCCATTGACTCAGCCACAGTATCAGACCCCTCAGCAGCCGCCCCAAAACCGCTGGGTAGCTCCTCGCaacagaaatgcagcttttgGCCAAAGTGGAGGAACTGGGAACGACACCAActcagctggcagcacccagcccaACCCCGTTCCGAGCGGGGagtcccatcctgtccttgaaAAACTGAAAGCTGCTCACAGCTATAACCCTAAAGATTTTGAATGGAACCTTAAAAATGGACGTGTGTTCATAATAAAGAGCTATTCCGAGGATGATATTCATCGTTCCATTAAATATTCTATTTGGTGTAGTACGGAACACGGCAACAAACGCCTGGACAGCGCTTTTCGCTCCATGAACAGCAAGGGCCCCGTGTACTTGCTGTTCAGTGTCAATGGCAGTGGACACTTCTGTGGAGTAGCAGAGATGAAATCACCTGTGGACTATGGCACCAGTGCGGGTGTCTGGTCTCAGGACAAGTGGAAGGGGAAATTTGATGTCAAGTGGATCTTTGTGAAGGATGTGCCCAACAACCAACTGAGACACATCAGGCTGGAGAACAATGACAACAAACCCGTTACAAACTCCCGTGATACACAGGAGGTGCCcttagaaaaagcaaaacaagtgCTTAAAATTATTGCTACTTACAAGCACACGACCTCCATCTTTGATGACTTTTCTCATTATGAAAAGCgccaggaagaggaggaggtggtgcGGAAGGTAAActtattaaaaaatttattttatacacAGATATGGGGAAAATGA
- the YTHDF1 gene encoding YTH domain-containing family protein 1 isoform X2 — MSATSVDPQRPKGQDNKVQNGSLHQKDTVHDNDFEPYLSGQSNQNSSYPSMTDPYLSSYYPPSIGFPYSLSEAPWSTGGDPPIPYLTTYGQLSNGDHHFMHDAVFGQPGGLGNNIYQHRFNFFPENPAFSAWGTSGSQGQQTQSSAYGSSYSYPPSSLGGTIVDGQTGFHNDTLNKAPGMNSIEQGMVGLKIGGDVTTSAVKTVGSVVNSAGMTGALSGNGGSNVNLPVSKPTSWAAIASKPAKPQPKMKTKSGPVIGGALPPPPIKHNMDIGTWDNKGPVAKVPAPQQIPSPQSVPQPQQPIVQPVPAQPPPLTQPQYQTPQQPPQNRWVAPRNRNAAFGQSGGTGNDTNSAGSTQPNPVPSGESHPVLEKLKAAHSYNPKDFEWNLKNGRVFIIKSYSEDDIHRSIKYSIWCSTEHGNKRLDSAFRSMNSKGPVYLLFSVNGSGHFCGVAEMKSPVDYGTSAGVWSQDKWKGKFDVKWIFVKDVPNNQLRHIRLENNDNKPVTNSRDTQEVPLEKAKQVLKIIATYKHTTSIFDDFSHYEKRQEEEEVVRKERQNRNKQ, encoded by the exons ATGTCTGCCACAAGCGTTGACCCTCAG AGACCGAAAGGACAGGATAATAAAG TACAAAATGGTTCATTACATCAGAAGGACACAGTTCATGACAACGATTTTGAACCTTACCTTTCCGGGCAGTCAAATCAG AACAGTAGCTATCCATCAATGACTGATCCTTATCTGTCCAGTTATTATCCACCATCTATTGGGTTTCCCTATTCTCTCAGTGAAGCACCGTGGTCTACAGGAGGAGATCCTCCTATCCCTTATCTCACCACCTATGGACAGCTCAGTAATGGGGATCATCATTTCATGCACGATGCCGTTTTTGGACAGCCTGGGGGTCTGGGAAATAATATCTATCAACACCGCTTTAACTTCTTCCCTGAAAATCCTGCCTTCTCAGCTTGGGGAACAAGCGGGTCCCAAGGACAGCAGACACAAAGCTCAGCATATGGGAGCAGTTACAGCTACCCACCCAGTTCTCTGGGGGGTACCATTGTGGATGGACAAACAGGATTTCATAATGATACATTAAATAAAGCTCCTGGAATGAACAGTATTGAACAGGGAATGGTTGGACTTAAGATTGGTGGAGATGTTACGACTTCTGCAGTGAAAACAGTAGGTTCTGTTGTTAACAGTGCCGGGATGACAGGAGCCCTCTCTGGGAATGGTGGATCTAATGTAAACTTGCCAGTATCTAAACCAACCTCTTGGGCTGCTATTGCCAGCAAGCCTGCAAAACCACAGcctaaaatgaaaacaaaatctggACCTGTAATCGGAGGAGCGTTGCCTCCACCCCCTATAAAGCATAATATGGACATAGGTACTTGGGACAATAAGGGTCCTGTGGCAAAAGTTCCTGCCCCCCAACAGATACCTTCTCCTCAGTCTGTTCCACAGCCACAGCAACCAATTGTTCAGCCTGTTCCAGCTCAGCCTCCTCCATTGACTCAGCCACAGTATCAGACCCCTCAGCAGCCGCCCCAAAACCGCTGGGTAGCTCCTCGCaacagaaatgcagcttttgGCCAAAGTGGAGGAACTGGGAACGACACCAActcagctggcagcacccagcccaACCCCGTTCCGAGCGGGGagtcccatcctgtccttgaaAAACTGAAAGCTGCTCACAGCTATAACCCTAAAGATTTTGAATGGAACCTTAAAAATGGACGTGTGTTCATAATAAAGAGCTATTCCGAGGATGATATTCATCGTTCCATTAAATATTCTATTTGGTGTAGTACGGAACACGGCAACAAACGCCTGGACAGCGCTTTTCGCTCCATGAACAGCAAGGGCCCCGTGTACTTGCTGTTCAGTGTCAATGGCAGTGGACACTTCTGTGGAGTAGCAGAGATGAAATCACCTGTGGACTATGGCACCAGTGCGGGTGTCTGGTCTCAGGACAAGTGGAAGGGGAAATTTGATGTCAAGTGGATCTTTGTGAAGGATGTGCCCAACAACCAACTGAGACACATCAGGCTGGAGAACAATGACAACAAACCCGTTACAAACTCCCGTGATACACAGGAGGTGCCcttagaaaaagcaaaacaagtgCTTAAAATTATTGCTACTTACAAGCACACGACCTCCATCTTTGATGACTTTTCTCATTATGAAAAGCgccaggaagaggaggaggtggtgcGGAAG gaACGTCAGAATCGAAACAAACAATAA